The following are from one region of the Oreochromis aureus strain Israel breed Guangdong linkage group 1, ZZ_aureus, whole genome shotgun sequence genome:
- the LOC120440906 gene encoding uncharacterized protein LOC120440906 has translation MAEAGRRVQPNVPRSTVSSIIQTFRRENRIGRQPQVGGRRKLLNEQQEREICNMVIANSAITLRQIRNAILLDNVMFQNINSISISTIDRVLKKHQMTMKQIYRVPFERNSDRVKGLWYQYVHRIMALEGNETPHILVFVDEAGFNLAKGRRRGHNIIGHRATVDVPGQRGANITMCAAISERGVATHIPSLRPYNTQKLLNFWTTFILI, from the exons ATGGCAGAGGCAGGTCGCCGAGTGCAGCCTAATGTGCCTCGGTCTACAGTCTCCTCCATCATCCAAACCTTTCGCAGGGAAAACAG GATTGGACGACAGCCTCAAGTGGGTGGCAGAAGAAAACTTCTAAATGAACAACAAGAACGAGAAATATGCAACATGGTCATTGCAAATAGTGCCATCACACTGAGACAGATTCGTAATGCAATCCTGCTAGACAATGTAATGTTCCAAAATATAAACTCTATCAGCATCTCCACAATAGACCGGGTATTGAAGAAACATCAGATGACCATGAAACAGATTTACAGGGTACCATTTGAGAGAAACTCTGACAGAGTGAAAGGGCTGTGGTACCAGTATGTGCAT AGAATAATGGCATTAGAAGGCAACGAAACCCCTCACATCCTAGTGTTCGTTGATGAAGCTGGCTTCAACCTGGCCAAAGGTCGAAGGCGTGGCCATAACATCATTGGCCACCGAGCCACTGTGGATGTCCCAGGCCAGCGAGGAGCAAATATAACAATGTGTGCCGCTATATCAGAAAGAGGTGTGGCCACACACATTCCCAGTTTAAGGCCCTACAATACACAAAAGCTCCTCAATTTTTGGACCACCTTTATACTGATCTGA
- the psma4 gene encoding proteasome subunit alpha type-4, whose product MSRRYDSRTTIFSPEGRLYQVEYAMEAIGHAGTCLGILANDGVLLAAERRNIHKLLDEVFFSEKIYKLNEDMACSVAGITSDANVLTNELRLIAQRYLLQYQEPIPCEQLVTALCDIKQAYTQFGGKRPFGVSLLYMGWDKHYGFQLYQSDPSGNYGGWKATCIGNNSAAAVSMLKQDYKEGEMALSSALALAVKVLNKTMDVSKLSAEKVEIATLTREDGKTKIKVLKQKEVEELIKRHEAEEAKAEKDKKEKEQKEKDK is encoded by the exons ATG tcTCGCAGATATGATTCCCGGACAACCATATTTTCTCCAGAGG GACGCCTGTATCAGGTGGAGTACGCAATGGAAGCAATCGGTCACGCTGGAACGTGTCTGGGTATCCTAGCAAATGACGGGGTGCTGTTGGCAGCAGAGAGACGCAACATCCACAAACTGCTCGATGAGGTTTTCTTCTCTGAGAAAATTTACAAACTCAATGA AGACATGGCCTGCAGCGTTGCTGGGATCACATCAGATGCTAATGTACTGACAAATGAGCTGCGGCTAATTGCACAGAG GTATTTATTGCAGTACCAAGAGCCAATACCCTGTGAGCAGCTGGTCACAGCTCTGTGTGACATTAAGCAAGCTTACACACAGTTTGGAG GTAAGAGGCCATTTGGTGTTTCTCTCCTCTACATGGGCTGGGACAAGCATTACGGCTTCCAGTTGTACCAGAGCGACCCCAGTGGCAACTATGGAGGCTGGAAGGCAACCTGCATTGGCAACAACAGCGCT GCTGCCGTATCCATGCTGAAGCAGGACtacaaagagggagagatggCTCTGTCCTCTGCACTGGCTTTGGCTGTCAAAGTCCTCAACAAAACAATGGATGTCAGCAAGCTGTCGGCAGAGAAAG TGGAGATTGCCACCCTGACACGGGAAGATGGGAAGACGAAAATAAAAGTGCTGAAACAGAAAGAGGTGGAGGAACTCATCAAGCGCCACGAGGCCGAAGAGGCGAAggccgagaaagacaaaaaggagAAGGAGCAGAAGGAAAAGGACAAATGA